GAAGAAATCGAAGAGAAAGGGGCGTTTGTAGCCGTAGAAGGGGATGGCGTAGGCGTAGTCTCCCCTGCCCAGCATTGCTGCTTCAGAGGTGCCGGTCAACTCCTCCAGGGCCCGGTTCCAGGCGATGACCCGGTGTTCCCGGTCCACCACCAGGGTGGCGTCCGGCAAAAACTTGATCACGTCCCGAACCTTGTCATAGGCAGCCTGCAGGGCGTCGTCGGCCCGGCGCAGTTCCTCAAGGGTACCCAGCAGCCGTTCCGTGCCGCGGTTGATCAGTATTCCCAGCCGGGAAACCACACCGTTCGCCGAGGATTCGTTGGCCCGTGCCGAGAAGTCGCCGGCCGCGATCCGGTTCAGGACGTCGTAGTGTTCGCCGAGGCCACTGGCCATCTCGCGGCTTTCGTTGACCGCCTGCTCCAGATTGTCCGCCATGACGTTCAGCCTTTCGGCCAGGAGCAGCATCCGCCGGTCGCAGTCGTTCCCACAGCGCACCCGGGCTTTCGCATCTCCCGTGGCGAGACGATCCAGCATGGCGTAGATCATGTCAAAACCATCGTCCTGCAACCGGTCGTCAGCCATGGTGTACCCCTAGAAGCGGATTCGGATCCGCTTCCGGTATCCCTTCTCATCACTCACGACGAGCAGGGTCTTGCGCAGCCGCGAACACCAGGCGCGCACATCCTTTTCAAAGGTGGGGCCGTCTCCCGTCACCTCCAGCACCTCCCCCGCTTTCATTTCCGCAGCGACCACCGTTATCCGGAGTACCGGCTGGGGGCACTTCAGGCCGCTGACGTCGAGCTGCCGTACGGGCATTGTCAGGGGCCCTCCCGCACCATGAGGGTGCAGCCGGTGCTGTATGTAACGACGTTTGTTGGCATGGGGCTGCCGGCCGCTGTGCGGCGGGCTTGCGGGGCATGGTTCATTTTGGCGCGGCTGTTGCGGGTGGCGGGCAAGGACAGGGTGATGTGGCGCTGTATCAGGGTCTGCATAGCAAAGCCTCCCGAGGAGCCAACGGCAATGGTGATAGGTATACCATTGTTTTATCCGATTGTCTCCGGGGAGGCTTGCTTTTTTTTATGGACCGGCGGAAACGGCCGGCAGGGATCCTCAGGTCGGGGAGGCCGGCCGCAGGGCCGCATCGGCCATGATTTCGGCGATGTCCCTGACCCGTACCCGGTCGTTCTGGCGCAGGTCCTTCAGGCCGTCCTCGAACATGGTCAGGCAGTAGGGGCAGGCGGTGCAGACGGTGTCCGGCTGCTGTGCCATCGCCTCCTGCACCCGTACCAGATTGATCCGCTCGCCGGTGAACTCTTCCATCCACATCCGGCCGCCGCCGGCGCCGCAGCAGAAGCCGTTTTCCCGGCTGCGCTCCATCTCCTTCGGCGCTGCGCCCGTCGCCAGGGCCAGGGCTTCCCGGGGTTCGTCGTAGATGCCGTTGTGGCGTCCCAGGTAGCAGGAATCGTGGTAGAGCGTGGCCCCCAGTTCCGTCGCCTTCCGGGGCAGCGTGAGCCGGCCGTCCTGTGCCAGGTGCAGCAGCAGTTGGCTGTGATGGATGACGTCCAGCTCAATGCCGTACTGGCGGTAGTCGTTCTTCAGGGTGGTGAGGCAGTGGGGGCACTGCACGATGACCTTGCTGACGCCCCGTTCCTTGAAGAGCGCCACATTCTGGGTGGCCAGGCGGTCGAAGACGTATTCGTTGCCCAGGCGGCGCAGGCTGTCGCCGCAGCAGAGCTCCTCCCGCCCCAGGATGCCCCAGCTGACTCCGGCCTTGTCCAGGAGCTGGGCCAGGGCCAGGGTGACCTGCTTGGCGCGGGAGTCGAAGGAGCCGGCGCAGCCGACGTAGAAGAGGTATTCGGTGCTGCCCGGCACAAAGGGGCGCTCGCCCAGCAGGGTGGCCCACTTGCCCCGTTCCGACGGCGCGATCCCCCACGGGTTGCTGCGTCCCTCCATGTTTTCGAACAGGTTGAGCAGCTCTTCCGGGAACTTCGACTCCATCTCCACCAGGTGGCGGCGCAGCGGGATCAGCTTGGGCATCTGTTCGATGAAGACCGGACAGGACTCCAGGCAGGCGCCGCAGGTGGTGCAGGCCCAGATCGCCTCTTCGCCGATGCTGCCGGCCCCCTCGCCGATCAGCGGCTGGAGGGCGTTGTCTCCCTGCCCCAGGGCCGGACCGTTCTTGAGCAGGTTCAGCTTCAGGTCATGGATTATTCGCCGGGGATTGAGCGGCTTGCCGGTGGTGTGGGCGGGACAGGCGTTCTGGCAGCGGCCGCACTCGGTGCAGGAAAAGGCGTCCAGCAGCTCCTTCCAGGTGTAACCGTCCACCCGGTCGACGCCAAAGCGGTTGCCGGCCTCGAACCGTTCCCGCTCCGGCAGCACCGGCTGCTCGAACCGCCGCAGGAAGATATTGGGGATGGCGGTGATGATGTGGAAGTGCTTGCTCAAGGGGAGCAGGTTCATGAACAGCAGCAGCACCACGGCGTGGGTCCACCAGGAAAGATCGTGCACCAGCTTGCCCTGATCGGGCGGAATGAAATGTACGAACCAGCCGGATATGGGGAAGGTTTCCTTGGCGATCTGCTGGGTCGTGGGGGCCATGGCGCTGATCTTGGCGGCGTTGACGCCGAAGTTGGCCAGCATGAGCAGCGCGATCAGGAACAGGATGAAGAAGGCCTCGGCAGTGCGGGCCTCCGGGTAGGGAGGGGCCACGATGCGCCGGACGGCGGCGGCCGTGACCGCGATCAGGGCCACCAGCGAGACGGCGTCGATGGTCTGCATCACCGGCACGAAGAGGCCGTCCGGCAGCCTGCTGAAGCTGATGGCCGGGAACAGGCCGTGCAGCAGGAACTCGGCGTTGGCGACCATCAATACCAGGAAGCACCAGAAGATGGCCAGGTGAATCATGCCGGAGGCTTTTGCCAGCACCCGGCGCTGGGCAAAGGCGTAGCCCAGGGTATCGACCAGGCGTCTGCCGATATCGGCCAGGCGGTTGTCGGCGCGCCCCACGGCGGTCAGGGAGAGCCGCTTCCAGCAGCTCCAGAGGAACAGCGCGGTTGCGGCAATGAAGAGCGGTGCGAAAATGGTCGGTGTCGGTGTCATGGCTACCTCAGGGGCGTAAAAGGGTCGTGGCTGCGGGATGCCTGTTACGGGGCAACGGTCCCCTGTCCTTTACCCAGGCGTTTCAGTTCGCGGATCTGTCGCGTCAGTTCCGGCACCACCTGGAACAGGTCGCCGACGATGCCGTAGTGGGCCACCTCGAAGATCGGGGCGTCCTTGTCGCGGTTGATGGCGATGATCAGGTCGGCATCCTGCATCCCCACCAAGTGCTGGATGGCGCCGGAGATGCCGCAGGCAACGTAGATCTTGGGGCGGACCGTCTTGCCGGTCTGTCCGACCTGGCGGTCATGGGGCATCCAGCCGGCGTCCACGGCAGAGCGGGAGGCGCCCACCACGGCCCCCAGTTCGGCGGCCAGCTCCTTCAGCAGGGCGAAGTTCTCCGGTCCCATCATCCCCCTGCCGCCGGAGACGATGAACTCCGCGCCGCCGATGTCGATCTTCTGCGTACCGTCACCGTCCCGCAGTACCTCCAGCACCTTCACCGGGATCTGCTCCTCGGCAACGGTGAAGCCGACCCGGACGATCTCGCCGGCGGCCTTGTCCAGCGGTTGGGGCATCTGCATCACGTGGGGCCGTACCGTGGCCATCTGGGGACGGTACTTGTCGCACATGATGGTGGCCATGATGTTGCCGCCGAACGCGGGGCGGGTCTGCATCAGGTTGCGCTTGTCATCGATATCCAGGCCGGTGCAGTCGGCGGTGAGACCGGTTGCGACCCGGGTGGCCACGGCGCCGGCCAGGTCCCGACCCATGCCGGTGGCTCCCATCAGGATCACTTCCGGCTTGTACTGTTCGATCAGGTGGCACATCGCCTCCAGGTAGGACTGGGTGCGGTAGGCGGCGTAGACCGGCGCGTCCAGCAGGTAGGCCCTGGTGGCGCCGTAGCGGAACGCCTCGCTGCAGAGCTGCTCGACCCGGTGGCCGATCACCACCGCCGCCAGCTCCACCCCCAGCTTGTCCGCCAGCTCGCGGCCCTTGCCCAGCAGTTCCCAGGAGACCTTGGCCACTTCGCCCTCTTCCTGCTCGATAAAGACCCAGACCCCGCGGTAGGCGGCCTGCAGTTTGGCCAGGGCCGCCGCTTCCGGGTCTTCTTCCTCCGCCGCGGGGGTGCCGGCCCGGTCCAGTTCCGCCAGCAGGGCCAGTTCCTCCGGGGTAAAGGCCATCTCCAGCGCTTCCGCCGGACAGACCTTGACGCACTTGAGGCAGCCGATGCATTTCTCCGCAACGATAACCGGTTCGCCGGCATCGTTCATGGTGATGCAGTTGACCGGGCAGGAGCTTTCGCAGCGGCCGCCGCAGGCGATGCACTTTCCTTCCAGCAGTCGGGCCCGGCCCCGGGGGCGCTTCGGTTTCTTCGGTGTGGTTTCTGACATTGGTTTTTATCCCTCGCGGTGGAGGGGCACCGGCACGGGAGCAGGGGAGCCGCACGCATAGCTGCGTGCCGGTCCGGTGCTCCGTGGCATGCCCCTTAGAGTGGCAGCAGGTCCTTTTCCAGCAGTTTGTCCAGCAACAGCTTTACCGCCCCCGCCGGATCGGCAACACCGTCCCCCAGAATTTCCCCTTTGTCCCGTTCCGGCGAGAAAATCTTGGATACCCAGGTGGGCGAGCCTTTCAGGCCCACGGTCTGGGGGTCAAGCTGCAGCACCTCGTTATTCCAGACTTCCACGTCGGCGGTAACCGCCGCCAGGCGCATCGGCACGGTGGGATAGCGGGGGCGGTTGATCTCCCGCACCACGGTGAGCAGGGCCGGCAACGGCGCGGCCACCCGTTCGTGGCGCCCCTCCAGCTTGCGGCTCACCACCAGCCGTCGGCCGGAGAGGTCCAGTTCTTCCACCCGGTCCACCAGGGTCAGCTGCTGGAAGCCGAGTCGCACGGCGATGCCGGGTCCCACCTGGGCGGTATCGCCGTCAATGGTCTGCTTGCCGCAGATGACCAGTCCCACCGGCTCCACGGTGTCGTTCAGCCGACGGATGGCGGCGGCCAGCACGTTGCTGGTGGCCAGGGTGTCGGCACCGCCGAAGCAGCGGTCCGACAGCAGGATCGCCCGATCAACTCCGGCGGAGAGCGCCTTGCGCAGCGTGGCCTCGGCGTTGGGAGGGCCCATGGAAAGCACCGCCACCCGGCAGCCGAAGCGATCCTTGAGCTGCAGAGCCGCCTCCAGGGCATGGGTGTCGTAGGGGTTCATGATGAACGGGATGCCTTCGCGCACCAAGGTATTGGTGACCGGGTCGATCTTCACCTGGGTGGTGTCGGGAACCTGTTTGATGCAGGCGACAATCAGCATGGGCAGGGAACCTCTCGATATAAGCTGCCTAAATGTAGGGCAGCTGGTGGTGGCGTTGTTTTTCGGCGGTACGGAACATTTATTCATACCGCAACGCCAAAAAAGATGCAATTGCGCAATGCGTTAAAATTGTTTGATTTTTAAAAAATCCGCCAAAACTATGAGTTAAAACATAACACTTTAAGGAATAAAAATTATGCACTTTGCTCCTGAATTTTATCATGAATAAATTGCCGCAGTGAAAATTTTGCCCGGCTAAAGTGCGCATCAAATGGGCATTTGCAAGCTTGTTGTGCAAAATGTGGCCGGCCTGAAAAATATTGGCGCGCATGTTGCTTAAAAAATAGCCGCCCGTCGGGTCACTCACTTTTTATTCAGGTAAGGCAAGGAGGCGGTAATGGCACAACTGGACGTAAAACTTGAAGCGATTTATCAGGATGTACTGAAGCGTAACCCCGGTGAGGTCGAGTTCCACCAGGCGGTCCAGGAAGTGCTGGAATCCCTCGGGCCGGTCGTCACCAAGCACCCTGAATTTCTTGAGCGCAAGATCATCGAGCGGATCTGTGAACCGGAGCGTCAGATCATCTTCCGGGTGCCCTGGCAGGACGACAAGGGCAACGTGCACATCAACCGCGGCTTCCGCGTCGAGTTCAACAGCGCGCTGGGTCCCTACAAGGGCGGTCTGCGCTTCCATCCCTCCGTCTACCTGGGGATTATCAAGTTCCTCGGTTTCGAGCAGATCTTCAAGAACTCCCTGACCGGCATGCCGATCGGCGGCGGCAAGGGCGGCTCCGACTTCGACCCCAAAGGCCGGTCCGATGACGAGATCATGCGTTTCTGCCAGAGCTTCATGACCGAACTGTACCGTCATATCGGTGAGCACACCGACGTGCCGGCCGGCGACATCGGTGTGGGTGGCCGCGAGATCGGCTACATGTTCGGCCAGTACAAGCGGATCACCAACCGCTGGGAAGCCGGCGTGCTGACCGGCAAGGGGCTCAAGTGGGGCGGTTCCCTGGTGCGGCCCGAAGCAACCGGCTACGGTGCCACCTTCTTCATCAACGAAGCCCTGAAAGTGCGCAATGATTCCTTCGAGGGCAAGGTCTGCACCGTTTCCGGTTCCGGTAACGTGGCCATCTACACCATCGAGAAGATTCACCAGCTGGGCGGCAAGTGCGTGGCCTGCTCCGACAGTAACGGCGTCATCTACCATGAGAAGGGCCTGGATCTGGAGCTGATCAAGCAACTCAAGGAAGTGGAGCGTCGCCGTATTTCCGATTACGCCGAGAAGCACAAGGATGCAAAGTACATTCCAAACGGCAACATCTGGGATATCCCCTGCCAGGTGGCCATGCCGTCGGCCACCCAGAACGAGATCAACGGCAAGGACGCCGCCACCCTGGTGAAAAACGGCTGCATCGCCGTGGGCGAAGGGGCCAACATGCCCACCACGCCGGAAGGGATCAAGGTGTTCCTGGATGCCAAGATCGCCTACGGACCGGGCAAGGCTGCCAACGCCGGCGGCGTGGCCACTTCGGCGCTGGAGATGCAGCAGAACGCCCAGCGTGACTCCTGGAGCTTCGAGGACACCGAGAAGAAGCTGGAAAACATCATGAAGGGCATCCACAAGCTCTGCTACCGGACCTCGGAAGAGTACGGCGACAAGGGCAACTACGTCCTGGGTGCCAACATTGCCGGCTTTATCAAGGTGGCGGACGCCATGGTCGCCCACGGCCTCGTGTAGGAAACGGTCTTTTTTCGCGATCCCGGCGTCAGGTTTCGCACCGGCCTGTGCGGCGTGCTCATAAAATACGCCGCCGTGCCGGTGCTCGCCTTCCCTGGTCTCGCGAAAAAAATCCTCGTTTCCGCTCGTCCTGTCCATGCACGAAAAGCCCGGCCCTGTGCCGGGCTTTTCTGCGTCCTGAAAAAGCGTTGCTGATAACGAGTGGGAGTTGCGGTTTTGTTGACGGAAACGAGGTCACTCATCGCTTGACAAGCCGGCTCTGAAAAGGTCTTATTAGCGGGAAATCCGCAGCCGCAGGACCGGCCGGCACGCAGACGGGGGAAGCCGGCAGTCAGGAGAGAAGCGATGGCGACGCTTGATATTGCCAAGACAACATCAACACCGCGGGTCTGTTTTGATGCCGCAACCAAAATTCTGCATATTGACGGCGAATCCTACCCGGAAAACTCCTTCGAGTTCTACGGCCCGGTGCTGGCCTGGATAAGGGCCTACCTTGCGGAGCGGCATGCTCTCGACCTCGATATCAACGTCAGCTACCTGAACAGCAGCAGCACCAAATGCCTGCTGGATCTGCTGGACCTGCTGGAGGAAGGTCACGAACAGGGTGATCGGGTCAGCGTGGTCTGGCGCTACGATCGTGACAATCCCCGTTCGCACAGCCTGGCGACGGAGTTTCAGGAAGAGGTTACGTTTCCGTTCAGCATAGCAGCCTACGAAGACTAACGGTTCCGGGGGAGAACGATGCGAAGAGGAGTCGGGGTAACCATGCTGCTGGCAATGACCGTCGCCGCGGTTCCGGCATTCGGCAGCGAGCTGGAGGAGTTGAAGGCCGAAATGCGCCGCCTGCAGCAACGGATCGAGCAGCTTGAGGAGCGGCAGAAGCGGGAGGCGGCCCAGCAGCCGCAACCGGCAGCGCCAACCGCGGCAGCTTCCCCGGCGGCACCGGCCGGCGGCGAATCCGTGAAGGCGGGGACCCTGCCCGGCTCCATCCTGATCCCCGGCACCGCCACCTCCCTCAGGCCCTATGTATCCGTCCGGATCGATGCTACCTACGATACCGCCGGCCGCAACAACGATACCCGCAACAACGACTGGGCAACGGCCGTCTTTGCCCAGCCGCTGCGCATCAACAGCGCCAACCGGCAACGGGACGACCAGTTCTACGGCACTGCCCGGGCCAGCCGCCTCGGCCTGGACAGCAGCACCCCCACGCCGCTGGGAACGCTTGAGACCAAGGTGGAAGCCGATTTCAACGCCCCCAACGACTACATGGGGGAACTGGCCTCCAACGGGGTGATGTTCCGCCTGCGCCATGCCTACGGCAAGCTGGGCAACCTGCTGGTGGGACAGACCTGGTCCAACTACATCGACCTGCGTTCCTACCCCGAAACCGTGGACTTCAACCCGCCGGGGAACACCACCCTGCTCCGCCAGACCCAGCTGCGCTACACCATCCCGGTCGGCCCCACCACCCTGTCCCTTGCCGTGGAAAATCCGGAAAGCCTGACCAGTACGCCGCCGGTGCAGACCCTGTCCAACAGCGGCCGCAACGATTTCGACCGGATTCCCGACGTCACCGCCAACTGGAGCTGGCACGGCGAGCGGGCCCACCTGTCGCTGCATGCCGCCACCATGGAATACCACAACGATTTCCGGACAAAGCGGGGCTATGCCCTGGGGCTGAGCGGCAGCGCTGCCCTGGGAACCGGCACGCTGGTTGCCGGCGTTCAGGGGGGTGAAGGGGTGGGACGCTACATGTTCAACTCCATCATGCAGGGTGCCGCCGATACCGGCAGGGACCTGCTGCTCTGGAGGGCGGCCGGATTCCACCTGGGCTACACCCAGCCCTGGACCGCCACGCTCCGCTCCAACGTCATCCTGAGCCGCACCGTGTTCGGCGCCAACGCCTCGGCCGACGCCTACCAGCGTTCCGCCTGGGCCGGCAAGGTGGATGAGTTCGTCCCCAACCGCCGGGTCGATCAGGCCTTTGTCAACCTGTTCTGGTCGGTAACGAAGAATATCGAAACCGGCATCGAGTACGCCTGGGGCGAGCGGGAGACCTTTGCCGGGGAGCGGGGACGGCAGCAGCGGATCAATGCCATGATTCAGTACAGCCTCCCCTGATGAAAAGGAGAACACCGATGGGTAGAGTGAGAACGCACATGTCCGGCGTCGGTAGTGCTGCGGCAGCCCTTCTGGTCGGTCTGCTGGTGACTCAGACCGCCCCTGCCCGGGCAGAGAACGGGAAAATGGTGCGGGTCGGGGTAACCCAGATCGCCTCCCACGCCGCCCTGGATGCGGATCGGAAGGGGTTTGAGGCGGCCCTGGCCAATGCCGGGTTCAAGGAGGGGGTCTCCATCGTCTACGACCGGCAGAACGCCCAGGGGGACATGCAGCAGGCCGCCGCCATTGCCAAAAAGTTCATCGACGCCAAGGTGGACCTGATCCACGGCATCGCCACCCCCACCACCCAGGCGGTGGTGAAGGGAACCGGCAAGATACCGATCGTCTTCTCATCCATCACCGATCCGGTGAACGCGGGAATCGTGCCGAAGGACAGCGCACCGGGCAGAAAGACCGGCACCAACGTCACCGGGGTCAGCGACCTCTGGCCGGTGTTCCTGCAGATGGAGACCTACAGCAAGTTCGTACCCAAGGCGAAAAAGTGGGGCACCATCTACAATCCGGCCGAGGCCAACTCGGTCATGCATATCAAGGCGATGCGCGAGGCCGCGAAAAAGCTGGGGCTTGAGCTGGTGGAGG
The window above is part of the Trichlorobacter ammonificans genome. Proteins encoded here:
- a CDS encoding electron transfer flavoprotein subunit beta/FixA family protein; this encodes MLIVACIKQVPDTTQVKIDPVTNTLVREGIPFIMNPYDTHALEAALQLKDRFGCRVAVLSMGPPNAEATLRKALSAGVDRAILLSDRCFGGADTLATSNVLAAAIRRLNDTVEPVGLVICGKQTIDGDTAQVGPGIAVRLGFQQLTLVDRVEELDLSGRRLVVSRKLEGRHERVAAPLPALLTVVREINRPRYPTVPMRLAAVTADVEVWNNEVLQLDPQTVGLKGSPTWVSKIFSPERDKGEILGDGVADPAGAVKLLLDKLLEKDLLPL
- a CDS encoding sulfurtransferase TusA family protein, coding for MPVRQLDVSGLKCPQPVLRITVVAAEMKAGEVLEVTGDGPTFEKDVRAWCSRLRKTLLVVSDEKGYRKRIRIRF
- a CDS encoding ABC transporter substrate-binding protein, which codes for MGRVRTHMSGVGSAAAALLVGLLVTQTAPARAENGKMVRVGVTQIASHAALDADRKGFEAALANAGFKEGVSIVYDRQNAQGDMQQAAAIAKKFIDAKVDLIHGIATPTTQAVVKGTGKIPIVFSSITDPVNAGIVPKDSAPGRKTGTNVTGVSDLWPVFLQMETYSKFVPKAKKWGTIYNPAEANSVMHIKAMREAAKKLGLELVEVTIGNSREVAKAAASLVGKVQAITITSDNTTVTDLESIVAVCSKHKIPLFAGDVDSVSRGAVAAYGLDYYLVGYSAGKKAALVLKGVKPGDIPWGPVEKFSLVINEKAARAQGVTIAPGLLKKADKVLR
- a CDS encoding electron transfer flavoprotein subunit alpha, giving the protein MSETTPKKPKRPRGRARLLEGKCIACGGRCESSCPVNCITMNDAGEPVIVAEKCIGCLKCVKVCPAEALEMAFTPEELALLAELDRAGTPAAEEEDPEAAALAKLQAAYRGVWVFIEQEEGEVAKVSWELLGKGRELADKLGVELAAVVIGHRVEQLCSEAFRYGATRAYLLDAPVYAAYRTQSYLEAMCHLIEQYKPEVILMGATGMGRDLAGAVATRVATGLTADCTGLDIDDKRNLMQTRPAFGGNIMATIMCDKYRPQMATVRPHVMQMPQPLDKAAGEIVRVGFTVAEEQIPVKVLEVLRDGDGTQKIDIGGAEFIVSGGRGMMGPENFALLKELAAELGAVVGASRSAVDAGWMPHDRQVGQTGKTVRPKIYVACGISGAIQHLVGMQDADLIIAINRDKDAPIFEVAHYGIVGDLFQVVPELTRQIRELKRLGKGQGTVAP
- a CDS encoding SiaC family regulatory phosphoprotein; the protein is MATLDIAKTTSTPRVCFDAATKILHIDGESYPENSFEFYGPVLAWIRAYLAERHALDLDINVSYLNSSSTKCLLDLLDLLEEGHEQGDRVSVVWRYDRDNPRSHSLATEFQEEVTFPFSIAAYED
- a CDS encoding DcaP family trimeric outer membrane transporter translates to MLLAMTVAAVPAFGSELEELKAEMRRLQQRIEQLEERQKREAAQQPQPAAPTAAASPAAPAGGESVKAGTLPGSILIPGTATSLRPYVSVRIDATYDTAGRNNDTRNNDWATAVFAQPLRINSANRQRDDQFYGTARASRLGLDSSTPTPLGTLETKVEADFNAPNDYMGELASNGVMFRLRHAYGKLGNLLVGQTWSNYIDLRSYPETVDFNPPGNTTLLRQTQLRYTIPVGPTTLSLAVENPESLTSTPPVQTLSNSGRNDFDRIPDVTANWSWHGERAHLSLHAATMEYHNDFRTKRGYALGLSGSAALGTGTLVAGVQGGEGVGRYMFNSIMQGAADTGRDLLLWRAAGFHLGYTQPWTATLRSNVILSRTVFGANASADAYQRSAWAGKVDEFVPNRRVDQAFVNLFWSVTKNIETGIEYAWGERETFAGERGRQQRINAMIQYSLP
- a CDS encoding (Fe-S)-binding protein, which gives rise to MTPTPTIFAPLFIAATALFLWSCWKRLSLTAVGRADNRLADIGRRLVDTLGYAFAQRRVLAKASGMIHLAIFWCFLVLMVANAEFLLHGLFPAISFSRLPDGLFVPVMQTIDAVSLVALIAVTAAAVRRIVAPPYPEARTAEAFFILFLIALLMLANFGVNAAKISAMAPTTQQIAKETFPISGWFVHFIPPDQGKLVHDLSWWTHAVVLLLFMNLLPLSKHFHIITAIPNIFLRRFEQPVLPERERFEAGNRFGVDRVDGYTWKELLDAFSCTECGRCQNACPAHTTGKPLNPRRIIHDLKLNLLKNGPALGQGDNALQPLIGEGAGSIGEEAIWACTTCGACLESCPVFIEQMPKLIPLRRHLVEMESKFPEELLNLFENMEGRSNPWGIAPSERGKWATLLGERPFVPGSTEYLFYVGCAGSFDSRAKQVTLALAQLLDKAGVSWGILGREELCCGDSLRRLGNEYVFDRLATQNVALFKERGVSKVIVQCPHCLTTLKNDYRQYGIELDVIHHSQLLLHLAQDGRLTLPRKATELGATLYHDSCYLGRHNGIYDEPREALALATGAAPKEMERSRENGFCCGAGGGRMWMEEFTGERINLVRVQEAMAQQPDTVCTACPYCLTMFEDGLKDLRQNDRVRVRDIAEIMADAALRPASPT
- the gdhA gene encoding NADP-specific glutamate dehydrogenase, which gives rise to MAQLDVKLEAIYQDVLKRNPGEVEFHQAVQEVLESLGPVVTKHPEFLERKIIERICEPERQIIFRVPWQDDKGNVHINRGFRVEFNSALGPYKGGLRFHPSVYLGIIKFLGFEQIFKNSLTGMPIGGGKGGSDFDPKGRSDDEIMRFCQSFMTELYRHIGEHTDVPAGDIGVGGREIGYMFGQYKRITNRWEAGVLTGKGLKWGGSLVRPEATGYGATFFINEALKVRNDSFEGKVCTVSGSGNVAIYTIEKIHQLGGKCVACSDSNGVIYHEKGLDLELIKQLKEVERRRISDYAEKHKDAKYIPNGNIWDIPCQVAMPSATQNEINGKDAATLVKNGCIAVGEGANMPTTPEGIKVFLDAKIAYGPGKAANAGGVATSALEMQQNAQRDSWSFEDTEKKLENIMKGIHKLCYRTSEEYGDKGNYVLGANIAGFIKVADAMVAHGLV